A window of Mycolicibacterium madagascariense genomic DNA:
TACCGCATCCTCGTCAGGTCGTCGTTCGCGCGCTATCTCGCCGCGTGGTTGCTCGACGCGGCGGGCGAGTTCGCGGCCAGTCCGGGCCTTTGGTGACGGTGCCGGGCGTTCGGTGGCCGGCGCCCAGACTTAGGTGTCGGTTTTCCGCCAGTGATGTCGGTGCCGTCGTGTAATCGTCGGAGTGTGCACGAAGACTTCGACCGCTGCTACCGCGCCGTCCAATCCAAGGACGCCCGGTTCGACGGCTGGTTCGTGACCGCCGTGCTCACCACGGGCATCTATTGCCGGCCGAGCTGTCCCGTGCGCCCGCCCTTCGCCGAGAACGTCCGGTTCTACGCCACCGCGGCGGCCGCCCAGCGGGAGGGTTTCCGCGCCTGCAAGCGATGCCGGCCCGACGCGTCCCCCGGATCTCCGGAGTGGAACGTCCGCAGCGACGTGGTCGCCCGCGCCATGCGCCTGATCTCCGACGGCACGGTCGACCGCGAGGGCGTCACCGGGCTCGCCGCGCACCTCGGCTACACGACGCGTCAGCTGGAACGGTTGATGCAGGCCGAGGTGGGTGCCAACCCGCTGGCGCTCGCGCGCGCCCAGCGCTCGCACACCGCGCGCGTGCTCATCGAGACCACCGATCTGCCCTTCGGAGACGTCGCCTTCGCCGCGGGGTTCTCCAGCATCCGGCAGTTCAACGACACCGTCAGGGCAGTGACCGCGATGACGCCGACGGACCTGCGGCGACGCGCTCGGGCCCGTTACGGCGTGGGGCCGGCGGGACGTTCGGGCTCGGTGACGCTGCGGCTCCCCGTCCGGGCTCCGTTCGCCTACGAGGGGCTCTTCGGACACCTGGCCGCCAGCGGTGTCCCCGGGGTCGAGGAGTTTCGCGACGGCGCCTACCGTCGGACGCTGCGGCTGGCGTCGGGCCACGGCATCGTCAGCCTCACACCGCAGCCGGACCACGTGCGCTGCGACCTCATCCTCGACGACTTCCGCGACCTCGCCACGGCGATCTCCCGATGCCGTCGGCTCCTCGACCTGGACGCCGATCCCGAAGCCGTCGTCGCCGACCTCGGGGCGGACCCGCACCTCAAGGCGTTGGTCGACAAGGCGCCGGGACAACGCATTCCGCGGACGGTTGACGAGTCGGAGCTCGCGCTGCGGGTCGTCATCGGACAGCAGATCTCGGTCAAGGCGGTGCGGACCCACGCGGGGCGCCTCGCCGAGGCGTACGGCTCGCCTCTCACCGACCCCGTCGGCGGTCTGAGCCGGGTCTTCCCCAGCGTCGCGCAGCTCGCCGACATTGATCCGGCCCACCTCGCATTCCCCAAGTCCCGGCAGCGCACGTTCGTCGCGCTGGTCCGCGCCCTGGCCGAGGGCGACGTCGTCCTGGATCCGGGCTGCGACTGGGATCGGGCGCGCGCTCAGCTGCTCGCCGTGCCGGGCATCGGGCCGTGGACCACCGACGTCATCGCCATGCGCGGTCTCGGCGATCCGGATGCCTTCCCCGTCACCGACCTCGGGGTGCTGGCCGCGGCCAAGATCGTCGGCCTGCCCGCCGAACCCAAGGCGCTCACGGCACACAGCGCAGCCTGGCGACCGTGGAGAGCCTATGCGACGCAACATCTTTGGACCGCCTTGGAGCACGAAGTCAACGAGTGGCCGCCACGGGCCACCAGGAAGGAGTCGTGATGGCGACGCTGCAATACCGGACGATGGACAGCCCGGTCGGGCCGCTGACCCTGGCGGGCACGGACGGTCGACTGCAACATCTGCGCATGGTCGACCAGACGTATGAACCGAACCGTGACGGGTGGGAGGCCGACGATTCCGTCTTCGACGACGCCGTCGCACAGCTACGGGCGTACTTCGCCGGCGAGCTCACCGAGTTCGACCTCGACCTCGACCTGGTTGGCACGGACTTTCAGCGTCGGGTGTGGGCGGCGCTGCTGACGATTCCCTACGGCGAGACCCGTTCCTATGGCGTCATCGCCGCCCAGCTCGGATCCCCCGGCGCCTCCCGCGCGGTGGGATTGGCCAACGGCCACAACCCCATTGGCATCATCGTTCCGTGCCATCGGGTCATAGGAGCCAACGGCAGCCTCACCGGATATGGCGGCGGACTGGCGAAGAAGCGTCAACTCCTGGACATGGAGAAGAATCGGACGAACCCGGTGTCGACCTTGTTCGACTGACCGCTAGCGCGGAATATGAATACCTCTGGAAATGCCAAAGGCCCCCAATTGTATTGGGGGCCTTTGGACTTCAAAGGGTGTTCGGCGGTGTCCTACTTTTCCAACCGTGTGGTTAGTATCATTGGCGCTGGTAGGCTTAGCTTCCGGGTTCGGGATGGGTCCGGGCGTTTCCCTGCCGCTGTTGCCGCCGTAACTCTATTTTTTTTTAAGCCCCTGGTGGTGTTTTTGGTGGTGGGGTGTGGTCTGTTTGGGTTCGTGGTGTCGTGGTTGCGAGGCGACGTTGTGGTGTGTTTACACACGGTGTGTTGGTGCCGGCTGCCTTGTGGTGGGGGTGTGCCGGTGGTGTGTGTGTAAGTTTTCGGCCGGTTAGTGCCAGTTCCCTGCAACCATTGCTGGTCTTTCAGGTCTGGTCTATCGATCCCGTGGTCTGCGGGGGGCCTTATCCCACTTGATGGGTGAGAAACCTGGTCTTGGAAGGGGTTTCCCGCTTAGATGCTTTCAGCGGTTATCCTGTCCGAACGTGGCTATCCAGCCGTGCCCCTGGTGGGACAACTGGTAGACCAGAGGTTCGTCCGTCCCGGTCCTCTCGTACTAGGGACAGGTTTCCTCAAGTTTCTGACGCGCGCGGCGGATAGAGACCGAACTGTCTCACGACGTTCTAAACCCAGCTCGCGTGCCGCTTTAATGGGCGAACAGCCCAACCCTTGGGACCTGCTCCAGCCCCAGGATGCGACGAGCCGACATCGAGGTGCCAAACCATCCCGTCGATATGGACTCTTGGGGAAGATCAGCCTGTTATCCCCGGGGTACCTTTTATCCGTTGAGCGACACCCCTTCCACTCGGGGGTGCCGGATCACTAGTCCCGACTTTCGTCCCTGCTCGACATGTACGTCTCGCAGTCAAGCTCCCTTGTGCACTTGCACTCAACACCTGATTGCCGTCCAGGTTGAGGGAACCTTTGGGCGCCTCCGTTACTCTTTTGGAGGCAACCGCCCCAGTTAAACTACCCACCAGGCACTGTCCCTGAACCGGATATACGGTTCGAGGTTAGAAGCCCAATACGATCAGAGTGGTATTTCAACAACGACTCCACCCACACTGGCGTGTCGGTTTCACAGTCTCCCACCTATCCTACACAAACCGTAACGAACTCCAATACCAAGTTGTAGTGAAGGTCCCGGGGTCTTTTCGTCCTGCCGCGCGTAACGAGCATCTTTACTCGTAGTGCAATTTCGCCGAGTCTATGGTTGAGACAGTTGAGAAGTCGTTACGCCATTCGTGCAGGTCGGAACTTACCCGACAAGGAATTTCGCTACCTTAGGATGGTTATAGTTACCACCGCCGTTTACTGGGGCTTAAATTCTCGGCTTCACCACTTGCGTGATTGACCGGTCCTCTTAACCTTCCAGCACCGGGCAGGCGTCAGTCCGTATACATCGTCTTGCGACTTCGCACGGACCTGTGTTTTTAGTAAACAGTCGCTTCTCACTGGTTTCTGCGACCCCCCACCGCTGCCCACCGCAAGGGTGATGACGGTAAGGGGTCCCCCTTCTCCCGAAGTTACGGGGGTATTTTGCCGAGTTCCTTAACCATAGTTCACTCGTACGCCTTGGTATTCTCTACCTGACCACCTGTGTCGGTTTGGGGTACGGGCCGTGTGCGAACTCGCTAGAGGCTTTTCTTGGCAGCATAGGATCACCGAATTCGCCTCACTCGGCTATGCATCACCTCTCGGACTCATGTGAACGACGGATTTGCCTATCGTTCGTCCTACCGGCTTGCCCCAGTATTACCACTGACTGGTACGGCTACCTTCCTGCGTCACCCCATCGCTTGACTACTACCCACCCGGGTCCCGTGCAGCCAGCCGGCCTCTCACCCCGAAGGGATCGATGACCCGCCTTTTGGACGGTTAGCAGAATGGATTCATCACGGACGCGCACACACGGGTACGGGAATATCAACCCGTTGTCCATCGACTACGCCTGTCGGCCTCGCCTTAGGTCCCGACTCACCCTGGGCGGACTGGCCTGGCCCAGGAACCCTTGGTCTTTCGGCGGGCAAGGTTCTCACTTGCCTTATCGCTACTCATGCCTGCATTCTCACTCCCACACCCTCCACCACTCCATCACTAGGTGGCTTCACCGGATGCAGGACGCTCCCCTACCCAACGTCACACCCGAAGGTGTGCTCGTTGCCGCGACTTCGGCGGTGTGCTTGAGCCCCGCTACATTATCGGCGCACAATCACTTGACCAGTGAGCTATTACGCACTCTTTCAAGGGTGGCTGCTTCTAAGCCAACCTCCTGGTTGTCTTCGCGACTGCACATCCTTTTCCACTTAGCACACGCTTAGGGGCCTTAGTCGGCGATCTGGGCTGTTTCCCTCTCGACGCACGGAGCTTATCCCCCGCCGTCTCACTGCCACACTGTTGACTTACCGGCATTCGGAGTTTGGCTGACGTCAGTAACCTTGTGAGGCCCATCGGCCATCCAGTAGCTCTACCTCCAGTAAGGACCATGCAACGCTGCACCTAAATGCATTTCGGGGAGAACCAGCTATCACGGAGTTTGATTGGCCTTTCACCCCTACCCACAACTCATCCCCTCAGTCTTCAACCTAAGTGGGTTCGGGCCTCCACAACATCTTACTGCTGCTTCACCCTGGCCATGGGTAGATCACTCCGCTTCGGGTCCAGAACACACCACTACACCACACACTCCTGTGCGGATACGCCCTATTCAGACTCGCTTTCGCTGCGGCTACCCCACACGGGTTAACCTCGCGACATGTCCCTGACTCGCAGGCTCATTCTTCAAAAGGCACGCCATCACCCCACCACGAAGGAGGGCTCTGACGGCTTGTAGGCACACGGTTTCAGGTACTATTTCACTCCCCTCCCGGGGTACTTTTCACCATTCCCTCACGGTACTCATCCGCTATCGGTCATCAGAAGGTATTCAGGCTTACCGAGTGGTCTCGGCAGATTCACAGCAGATTTCACGGGCCCGCTGCTACTCGGGAACACCATCCAAGGCAGGCGTCGGGTTTTCACGTACCGGGCTCTCACCGTCTACGGCAGGCCATCCCAAGCCACTTCCGCTAACCACGACACTTTCTCACTGCCCTCCAGGGAGTAGCCCTGACAAATGGGTCCCACAACCCCACACACAACCCCTACCCGGTATCACATGCCTGCGGTTTAGCCATCCTCCGCTTTCGCTCGCCACTACTCACGGAATCACAATTGTTTTCTCTTCCTACGGGTACTGAGATGTTTCACTTCCCCGCGTTACCTCCCGCACCCTATGCATTCAGATACGGGTAACACGACATCACTCGTGCTGGGTTTCCCCATTCGGACATCCTCGGATCAACGCTCGGTTGACAGCTCCCCGAGGCTTATCGCAGCCTCCTACGTCCTTCATCGGCCTCTGATGCCAAGGCATCCACCATGCGCCCTTAAACACTTACAACACAAAAACCACACACGCGTGCTCACACGCGCATGCACAACACAATCGAAGAAATTACACCACAACGACCCACACCAGACCGACGCGAACCCGACACGAACCACCACCGCCACCCCGAAGAGGGACGACACGCGGTGACCCGACGAGTCCACACGACTGCTGCGAATCGATGCTCGCAACCACTATCCACGAATCAAACACCACACCCCACCACCAAAACCTGGGGCAACAACACGCCTCCCACCACACGCAGTGGCCAGGGAACCACGGGCCTGTTGTCTCAAAGCCCAACAGTGTGCCTGGTGACCCACCAACCCCCACCCCCCGCATCAACGAGGGACGAGCGCCGGCGTTTTGAGTTCATCGCCTTGAATTACTTATGCACCCGAACCGCACCCACTACAGGTCACGGCCCATCCAACGAATCGCCTGGCACACCGAACCCCACACGGTTGTGGGCGGGACCAGGTCTCGTGGTGCTCCTTAGAAAGGAGGTGATCCAGCCGCACCTTCCGGTACGGCTACCTTGTTACGACTTCGTCCCAATCGCCGATCCCACCTTCGACGGCTCCCTCCCACGAGGGGTTAGGCCACCGGCTTCGGGTGTTACCGACTTTCATGACGTGACGGGCGGTGTGTACAAGGCCCGGGAACGTATTCACCGCAGCGTTGCTGATCTGCGATTACTAGCGACTCCGACTTCACGGGGTCGAGTTGCAGACCCCGATCCGAACTGAGACCGGCTTTGAAAGGATTCGCTCCACCTCACGGCATCGCAGCCCTTTGTACCGGCCATTGTAGCATGTGTGAAGCCCTGGACATAAGGGGCATGATGACTTGACGTCATCCCCACCTTCCTCCGAGTTGACCCCGGCAGTCTCTCACGAGTCCCCACCATGACGTGCTGGCAACATGAGACAAGGGTTGCGCTCGTTGCGGGACTTAACCCAACATCTCACGACGAGCTGACGACAGCCATGCACCACCTGCACACAGGCCACAAGGGAACTGATATCTCTACCAGCGTCCTGTGCATGTCAAACCCAGGTAAGGTTCTTCGCGTTGCATCGAATTAATCCACATGCTCCGCCGCTTGTGCGGGCCCCCGTCAATTTCTTTGAGTTTTAGCCTTGCGGCCGTACTCCCCAGGCGGGGTACTTAATGCGTTAGCTACGGCACGGATCCCAAGGAAGGAAACCCACACCTAGTACCCACCGTTTACGGCGTGGACTACCAGGGTATCTAATCCTGTTCGCTCCCCACGCTTTCGCTCCTCAGCGTCAGTTACTGCCCAGAGACCCGCCTTCGCCACCGGTGTTCCTCCTGATATCTGCGCATTCCACCGCTACACCAGGAATTCCAGTCTCCCCTGCAGTACTCCAGTCTGCCCGTATCGCCCGCACGCCCACAGTTGAGCTGTGAGTTTTCACGAACAACGCGACAAACCACCTACGAGCTCTTTACGCCCAGTAATTCCGGACAACGCTCGCACCTACGTATTACCGCGGCTGCTGGCACGTAGTTGGCCGGTGCTTCTTCTGCACATACCGTCACTTGCGCTTCGTCTGTGCTGAAAGAGGTTTACAACCCGAAGGCCGTCGTCCCTCACGCGGCGTCGCTGCATCAGGCTTGCGCCCATTGTGCAATATTCCCCACTGCTGCCTCCCGTAGGAGTCTGGGCCGTATCTCAGTCCCAGTGTGGCCGGACACCCTCTCAGGCCGGCTACCCGTCGTCGCCTTGGTAGGCCATCACCCCACCAACAAGCTGATAGGCCGCGGGCCCATCCCACACCGCAAAAGCTTTCCCCCACCAGGCCATGCGACCAGCAGGGTGTATTCGGTATTAGACCCAGTTTCCCAGGCTTATCCCAAAGTGCAGGGCAGATCACCCACGTGTTACTCACCCGTTCGCCACTCGAGTACCCCGAAGGGCCTTTCCGTTCGACTTGCATGTGTTAAGCACGCCGCCAGCGTTCGTCCTGAGCCAGAATCAAACTCTCCAAACAAAAACAACCCACACCCAAAAGGCACAGGTGGAAATCGCAATCAGAGAAACCTGACCAAGCAACCAGTCCTAAAACCGGCAAGATAAAACAAACCACCCCCACACAGGAAGACGGGGAGTCCCCCACGAGGATGGCCAAACAACAAACAAAAACCACCAAACACACTATTGAGTTCTCAAACAACACACCCGGATTTCAGGCAACCCTGCCACTGTACGTCGTAGCGGGGACTTCGTCAATCCTCGTCCAGCCGGTCTAGGACCGGGGCCGTAGGCACTGGGTAAACCCTAGCCGACGATTGCGCATACTCC
This region includes:
- a CDS encoding DNA-3-methyladenine glycosylase 2 family protein translates to MHEDFDRCYRAVQSKDARFDGWFVTAVLTTGIYCRPSCPVRPPFAENVRFYATAAAAQREGFRACKRCRPDASPGSPEWNVRSDVVARAMRLISDGTVDREGVTGLAAHLGYTTRQLERLMQAEVGANPLALARAQRSHTARVLIETTDLPFGDVAFAAGFSSIRQFNDTVRAVTAMTPTDLRRRARARYGVGPAGRSGSVTLRLPVRAPFAYEGLFGHLAASGVPGVEEFRDGAYRRTLRLASGHGIVSLTPQPDHVRCDLILDDFRDLATAISRCRRLLDLDADPEAVVADLGADPHLKALVDKAPGQRIPRTVDESELALRVVIGQQISVKAVRTHAGRLAEAYGSPLTDPVGGLSRVFPSVAQLADIDPAHLAFPKSRQRTFVALVRALAEGDVVLDPGCDWDRARAQLLAVPGIGPWTTDVIAMRGLGDPDAFPVTDLGVLAAAKIVGLPAEPKALTAHSAAWRPWRAYATQHLWTALEHEVNEWPPRATRKES
- a CDS encoding methylated-DNA--[protein]-cysteine S-methyltransferase, producing the protein MATLQYRTMDSPVGPLTLAGTDGRLQHLRMVDQTYEPNRDGWEADDSVFDDAVAQLRAYFAGELTEFDLDLDLVGTDFQRRVWAALLTIPYGETRSYGVIAAQLGSPGASRAVGLANGHNPIGIIVPCHRVIGANGSLTGYGGGLAKKRQLLDMEKNRTNPVSTLFD